Proteins encoded by one window of Lathyrus oleraceus cultivar Zhongwan6 chromosome 1, CAAS_Psat_ZW6_1.0, whole genome shotgun sequence:
- the LOC127091723 gene encoding uncharacterized protein LOC127091723 — MVHPDVFPKQVVSPNVQGVVMKTVDVGNQFKNKQELESRDQMLQWIRMKASKLGFSVVIGRSDNGSNRRCVFMTMTCNISKKYRTPLWNFKKDDIGSRRFGHPSLCRLMPEEKECTVNMTLHLVQPKNILATLKRKRPKSDNSYMSRYRTCEDGASVIDIFWIHPSSIKLFNMFSTTLILDSTYKTNKYRLLLLEMVGVTSTEKTYSVGFSFLESEKRRMLLGP; from the exons ATGGTTCACCCTGATGTTTTCCCCAAACAAGTTGTTTCTCCGAATGTCCAAGGTGTTGTTATGAAGACGGTAGATGTTGGCAACCAATTTAAAAACAAGCAAGAGCTTGAATCTCGTGATCAAATGCTTCAATGGATTCGTATGAAGGCCTCCAAGCTTGGATTTAGTGTGGTTATTGGAAGGTCCGATAATGGTTCAAATAGAAGATGCGTTTTTATGACAATGACGTGCAATATAAGCAAGAAATATAGGACTCCTCTCTGGAATTTTAAAAAAGATGACATTGGTTCAAGAAGAT TTGGCCATCCTAGTTTGTGTCGGCTCATGCCGGAAGAGAAAGAATGCACTGTTAACATGACATTGCATTTGGTTCAACCGAAAAATATACTTGCAACATTGAAACGGAAAAGACCCAAAA GTGATAACAGTTACATGTCTAGGTACCGAACGTGCGAGGATGGAGCTAGTGTTATAGATATATTTTGGATTCATCCTAGTTCTATAAAGTTGTTCAACATGTTTTCTACTACGCTCATACTTGATTCAACCTACAAGACCAACAAGTATAGACTTCTATTATTGGAGATGGTTGGTGTTACATCAACTGAGAAAACATATTCTGTTGGGTTTTCATTTCTAGAGAGTGAAAAGAGGAGAATGTTACTTGGGCCTTAG